Proteins encoded by one window of Companilactobacillus ginsenosidimutans:
- a CDS encoding VOC family protein: protein MIKKFELMLYVNDVEKVSKFWQDALNAKELAKSPPPDGSSTVKHSVLDQVNINLFNIDFIKKYSPMVSLEFPSIMLMADDLENLHEQISKYSSEVSDISEQSGMTTFNFADPENNHIAIGKI, encoded by the coding sequence ATGATCAAAAAATTTGAATTGATGCTATATGTTAATGATGTTGAGAAAGTCTCTAAGTTCTGGCAAGACGCACTTAATGCTAAGGAACTTGCCAAGAGTCCACCACCCGATGGTAGTAGCACGGTGAAACACTCAGTTTTAGATCAAGTAAATATCAACTTGTTCAACATCGACTTCATAAAAAAATATTCTCCAATGGTTTCACTTGAATTCCCTTCTATCATGTTAATGGCTGATGATTTGGAAAACCTTCATGAACAAATTAGTAAGTATTCGAGTGAAGTGTCAGACATTTCTGAACAAAGCGGAATGACAACATTCAACTTTGCCGACCCTGAGAATAATCACATTGCGATTGGTAAAATTTAA
- a CDS encoding LacI family DNA-binding transcriptional regulator — translation MTNIHDIAKLSGFSVSTVSRVLNRKNYVSDDAREKIEAVIKQMDYVPNDVARDLSRGKTYNIGVVLPYTKHAYFNQVLNGIMAEAYKQGYRVLILLSNYDKNKELEFLEQLRRKAFDALIFTSHGLPLEEIAKYLKYGQIVCCQNPNNVKIPAAYTARVSTYVKALSWVKEQGYKKIGIMQNRDYHVSATSEKTIRAYKQVFGEMPDSKLIVNDVTTYDNGYQAGEYYNKCSEKPDFVFANSDDIATGLRQYYLDNQLQVPPFMGQENQLPSQILKFSTIDHQLTKVGSAAFDVATSGEDKIVCIPSKFINRK, via the coding sequence ATGACAAATATTCATGATATAGCAAAATTGTCAGGCTTTTCAGTTTCAACAGTTTCTCGAGTATTGAATCGAAAGAATTACGTATCTGATGATGCACGTGAAAAAATTGAGGCTGTTATTAAACAAATGGACTACGTTCCAAATGATGTTGCTAGAGACTTAAGCCGAGGGAAAACATACAATATTGGAGTAGTTTTACCATATACCAAACACGCGTATTTCAATCAAGTATTGAATGGAATTATGGCAGAAGCTTATAAGCAGGGATATCGAGTTCTTATTTTGCTATCAAATTATGATAAGAATAAGGAACTAGAATTTTTAGAACAGCTGCGAAGGAAAGCATTTGATGCTTTAATTTTCACATCGCATGGTTTGCCACTGGAGGAAATAGCAAAGTATTTGAAATATGGGCAAATAGTCTGTTGTCAGAACCCTAATAATGTTAAAATTCCCGCCGCATACACCGCACGAGTTTCGACTTATGTAAAAGCATTGAGTTGGGTCAAGGAGCAAGGATATAAGAAAATTGGAATTATGCAGAATAGGGATTATCACGTCAGTGCAACTAGTGAGAAAACTATTCGCGCGTATAAACAAGTATTCGGTGAAATGCCAGATTCAAAGTTAATTGTTAATGATGTGACGACTTATGACAATGGTTATCAAGCTGGTGAATATTACAATAAGTGTAGCGAAAAGCCTGACTTTGTTTTTGCAAACAGCGATGATATCGCCACGGGCTTAAGACAATATTATCTTGATAACCAGTTGCAGGTCCCTCCGTTCATGGGTCAAGAAAATCAGCTGCCAAGCCAAATATTAAAGTTTTCAACTATTGATCATCAATTGACTAAAGTTGGATCTGCAGCGTTTGATGTTGCCACCAGTGGGGAAGATAAGATAGTTTGTATACCCTCAAAATTTATTAATCGTAAATAG
- a CDS encoding type I toxin-antitoxin system Fst family toxin — MLLSVLCSIFAGCIVALFSYWLNNRKSK; from the coding sequence ATGTTGCTCTCCGTTCTATGCTCGATATTTGCAGGGTGTATTGTGGCCCTATTCAGTTATTGGTTGAATAACCGGAAAAGCAAATGA
- a CDS encoding GntR family transcriptional regulator has protein sequence METKYEMVKQDLKEKILSGFYTFNDKLPTESSMMKTYQVSRYTIRRAISDLEAEHYIFTIQGGGMFVDDWQKQQEPQTFEQKQIGVITTHIADYIFPNIITGIDRFVSGEGYSVLISNTQNDPEKERASIKKMLDNNLSGLIIEPTQSALGDPNKDLFEQIKTSGLPTIFINSHYADLDFPYIEMNDVSAGKVVTDALFNLGHEQILGIFKIDDGQGVHRMNGYVKSYQEHSKFSYLSEIVMYQTSDNMHSVFTKIERILRREDHPTAIVCYNDQLAIKIIDLIRSLKMRVPEDISVIAFDNYQLSQYLSPKLSTVEHPKEKMGRDAAKMLFDIMNGDHQPESIKYDPQLILRESTANK, from the coding sequence TTGGAGACTAAATATGAAATGGTGAAACAAGATCTCAAAGAGAAGATTTTGTCTGGGTTTTATACATTCAATGATAAATTACCAACCGAATCATCTATGATGAAAACCTACCAGGTCAGTCGTTATACTATCCGGCGTGCTATCAGTGATTTGGAAGCGGAACATTATATCTTCACAATCCAAGGTGGAGGGATGTTTGTTGACGATTGGCAAAAACAACAAGAACCTCAGACGTTTGAACAAAAACAAATTGGTGTTATCACAACTCACATTGCAGATTATATCTTCCCCAATATTATTACCGGTATTGATCGATTTGTATCTGGTGAAGGTTATTCCGTCTTAATTAGTAACACTCAAAATGATCCGGAAAAGGAACGTGCAAGTATCAAGAAAATGCTTGATAACAATCTTTCAGGACTAATTATTGAGCCTACTCAAAGTGCACTTGGTGATCCCAATAAGGACTTGTTCGAACAAATTAAGACATCTGGATTGCCAACTATATTCATTAATTCACATTATGCTGATTTAGATTTCCCTTATATTGAGATGAATGATGTTTCAGCTGGGAAAGTTGTTACCGATGCGCTGTTTAATTTAGGACACGAACAAATTCTTGGCATCTTTAAGATTGATGATGGCCAGGGAGTTCACCGTATGAACGGCTATGTGAAGTCATATCAAGAACACAGCAAATTCTCCTATTTAAGCGAAATTGTTATGTACCAAACATCTGATAATATGCATTCTGTATTTACTAAGATTGAACGTATTTTGCGCAGGGAAGACCATCCAACTGCAATTGTTTGTTACAATGATCAACTTGCTATCAAGATAATTGATCTGATTCGGTCACTCAAAATGAGAGTTCCAGAAGATATATCAGTGATTGCTTTTGATAATTATCAGTTGTCACAATATCTTTCACCAAAGCTTAGTACCGTTGAACATCCAAAGGAAAAGATGGGGCGAGATGCAGCTAAAATGCTGTTTGATATCATGAACGGTGATCACCAACCTGAATCAATCAAATATGACCCACAATTGATTCTACGTGAATCGACAGCCAATAAATAA
- a CDS encoding sugar porter family MFS transporter: MDKVKKIPSGFIYFFGSFGGILFGYDIGVMTGALPFLQHDWGLQNQAGIVGWITSAVMFGAIFGGALAGSMSDKLGRRKMILISSLVFAVGSILSGFAPNDGQYYLIAVRMFLGLAVGAASALVPAYMSEMSPARLRGRLSGINQTMICSGMLLSYIMDYLLKGLPEQFAWRLMLGLAAVPAIILFFGVLKLPESPRFLVKSNKVDEAKQVLSFIRPADEVEAELKTIQETASDEDNAQKNSSIKDLLSGKYRYLVIAGVGVAAFQQFQGANAIFYYIPLIVEKATGSAASSALMWPIIQGILLVLGSLLFLVIADKFNRRTLLTLGGTVMGLSFILPAILNMLIPNMNPIMIVVFLCIYVAFYSFTWAPLTWVIVGEIFPLAIRGRASGVASSFNWIGSFLVGLMFPIMTATMPQEAVFAIFGVICLLGVLFIRTRVPETKGHTLEEIEEQGTNRHDKKIESVEETTVQD, encoded by the coding sequence ATGGATAAGGTTAAAAAAATTCCAAGTGGTTTCATATATTTCTTTGGATCATTTGGTGGAATATTATTCGGTTACGACATCGGTGTTATGACAGGGGCATTGCCTTTCTTGCAACACGATTGGGGTTTACAAAATCAAGCTGGAATAGTCGGATGGATTACTTCAGCTGTTATGTTCGGTGCCATCTTTGGTGGTGCACTTGCCGGAAGTATGTCGGACAAGTTAGGCCGTAGAAAGATGATTTTAATCTCATCATTAGTTTTCGCGGTAGGATCGATCCTCTCTGGATTTGCTCCAAATGATGGCCAGTATTATTTAATTGCCGTCAGAATGTTCCTAGGTTTGGCTGTTGGTGCTGCATCAGCATTAGTTCCAGCCTATATGTCAGAAATGTCACCTGCCAGATTAAGAGGTCGTTTGTCAGGTATTAACCAGACAATGATTTGTTCAGGAATGTTACTTTCTTACATTATGGATTACTTGCTAAAAGGTTTACCTGAACAATTTGCTTGGAGATTGATGTTAGGTTTAGCTGCAGTTCCAGCAATCATTCTATTCTTCGGTGTTTTGAAACTTCCTGAATCACCACGTTTCTTAGTTAAAAGCAATAAAGTGGATGAAGCTAAACAAGTATTATCATTCATTCGTCCTGCTGACGAAGTTGAAGCAGAATTGAAGACAATTCAAGAAACTGCCAGTGACGAAGATAATGCACAAAAGAATTCATCTATTAAAGATTTACTCAGTGGAAAATATCGTTACTTGGTCATTGCTGGTGTTGGTGTCGCAGCCTTCCAACAATTCCAAGGTGCAAATGCAATTTTCTACTACATTCCATTAATCGTTGAAAAGGCAACTGGTAGTGCCGCAAGTTCAGCGTTGATGTGGCCAATTATTCAAGGTATTTTGTTAGTTCTTGGGTCACTATTATTCTTAGTGATTGCTGACAAATTCAACCGTCGTACATTGTTAACACTCGGTGGAACAGTTATGGGACTTTCATTTATCCTTCCTGCAATTTTAAATATGTTAATACCAAATATGAATCCAATTATGATTGTTGTTTTCTTATGTATCTATGTAGCTTTTTACTCATTCACTTGGGCACCTCTAACATGGGTTATCGTCGGAGAAATCTTCCCACTGGCAATCCGTGGACGTGCATCAGGTGTTGCATCATCATTTAACTGGATTGGTTCATTCTTAGTTGGATTAATGTTCCCAATTATGACAGCAACAATGCCACAAGAAGCTGTTTTCGCAATCTTTGGTGTGATTTGTTTACTCGGTGTCCTATTCATTAGAACTAGAGTTCCTGAAACAAAGGGTCACACACTAGAAGAAATTGAAGAGCAAGGTACAAATCGTCACGATAAAAAAATTGAATCTGTTGAAGAAACAACAGTTCAAGATTAA
- a CDS encoding xylulokinase — protein sequence MNLVEISNAVEKGNVSLGIELGSTRIKAVLVTEDFNTIASGSYTWENQFDNGIWTYPIDQVWQGIQTSYSQMAAEVQSKYHHPLKNIESIGISAMMHGYLAFDKSDKLLVPFRTWRNNITADAAEQLTKEFDFNIPQRWCVAHLYQAILNDEKHVKDIDFITTLAGYVTWKLSGAKVLGIGDASGAFPIDQTTGTYNEEMLNKFSNLDNVKKFDWNITDILPKVEKAGEIAGTLTDAGAKLLDTTGNLQAGSVMAPPEGDAGTGMVGTNSVRKRTGNISVGTSAFSMVVLEKPLKSVHRDIDIVMTPDGSPVAMVHVNNCSSDINAWAGLFNEFATRLGVNLTPDKLYEALFLEATKSDPDAGGLINYSYQSGENITDIKAGRPLFVRTPNSKFNLPNFILTQLYAAFAPLKIGMNILSEQEHISTDVMIAQGGLFRTQVMAQQVLANALNIPITVMENAGEGGPWGMAVLALYAKDNKVQNLNDYLDHNVFENPESMTLSPELEGVKGYEKFTEKYVAGLPFEAEAGNTIKD from the coding sequence ATGAACTTAGTAGAAATATCTAATGCAGTTGAAAAAGGTAATGTTTCTCTAGGAATCGAACTTGGTTCAACGAGAATCAAAGCAGTATTAGTAACAGAAGATTTTAATACCATCGCCTCAGGTAGTTACACTTGGGAAAATCAATTTGATAACGGAATTTGGACTTACCCAATTGATCAAGTTTGGCAAGGTATCCAAACCAGCTATTCTCAAATGGCAGCAGAAGTTCAAAGCAAGTATCATCATCCATTGAAAAATATTGAATCAATCGGGATAAGTGCCATGATGCACGGATACTTAGCCTTCGACAAATCAGATAAGCTATTGGTTCCATTCAGAACATGGCGTAACAATATTACAGCTGATGCTGCTGAGCAATTAACTAAGGAATTTGATTTCAATATTCCACAGCGTTGGTGTGTTGCACATCTTTATCAAGCTATTTTGAATGATGAAAAGCATGTTAAAGACATCGATTTTATTACGACACTTGCCGGATATGTTACTTGGAAATTGTCTGGTGCCAAGGTCCTTGGAATTGGCGATGCTTCTGGAGCATTCCCAATTGATCAGACAACTGGTACTTATAATGAAGAAATGCTTAACAAGTTTAGTAATTTGGATAATGTTAAAAAGTTTGATTGGAATATTACTGACATTCTTCCTAAGGTTGAAAAAGCTGGTGAAATTGCCGGAACATTGACTGACGCCGGAGCAAAATTGTTAGACACAACTGGCAATTTGCAAGCTGGTAGTGTCATGGCACCTCCTGAAGGGGATGCTGGAACTGGAATGGTCGGAACAAATTCCGTTAGAAAGCGTACCGGAAATATTTCCGTCGGGACATCGGCTTTCTCAATGGTTGTTTTAGAAAAACCTTTAAAGAGTGTTCATCGTGATATAGATATCGTTATGACACCAGATGGCTCACCAGTTGCCATGGTTCACGTTAATAACTGTTCATCAGATATTAACGCCTGGGCGGGGTTGTTCAACGAGTTTGCTACAAGATTGGGAGTTAACTTAACACCCGACAAATTGTATGAAGCCTTATTCCTTGAAGCTACGAAATCAGATCCAGATGCTGGTGGCTTAATTAATTACAGTTACCAATCAGGTGAAAACATCACAGATATTAAAGCTGGACGTCCATTATTCGTTAGAACGCCGAATAGCAAATTCAATCTTCCAAACTTTATTTTGACTCAATTGTACGCAGCCTTTGCTCCATTGAAGATTGGTATGAATATCTTGAGTGAACAAGAACATATCAGTACTGATGTCATGATTGCTCAAGGTGGCTTGTTCAGAACTCAAGTTATGGCTCAACAAGTTTTAGCAAATGCTCTTAATATTCCTATCACTGTAATGGAAAACGCTGGTGAGGGTGGCCCTTGGGGAATGGCAGTTCTTGCCTTATATGCAAAGGATAATAAAGTTCAAAACTTGAATGATTATCTAGATCACAACGTTTTCGAAAATCCAGAAAGCATGACTTTAAGCCCTGAACTTGAAGGTGTGAAAGGTTATGAGAAATTTACTGAGAAATATGTTGCTGGACTTCCATTTGAAGCTGAAGCCGGAAATACGATTAAAGATTAA
- a CDS encoding L-ribulose-5-phosphate 4-epimerase → MLEKLKQEVYDANMRLPELDLVTFTWGNVSGIDRDKGMFVIKPSGVEYGSLKPSDMVVVNLDGEVVEGEMNPSSDTPTHTVLYNEFPDIGGIVHTHSPWAVSFASANMDIPAASTTHADTFYGDVPVSDPLTKQEIEDAYEENTGKVIVKTFNERNIDHDAVPAVLVSQHGPFAWGKTPDKAVYNAKVLEVAAEISYHALQLTRDNIRVPQYLLDKHYYRKHGKNAYYGQDNAKSQEHAEHVEN, encoded by the coding sequence ATGTTAGAGAAATTAAAACAAGAAGTATATGACGCAAATATGCGTTTACCAGAGCTAGACTTGGTCACATTTACTTGGGGAAATGTCTCAGGTATTGATCGTGATAAGGGAATGTTTGTTATCAAGCCTTCAGGTGTTGAATATGGCTCATTGAAGCCTTCAGACATGGTAGTTGTTAACCTTGACGGTGAAGTTGTTGAAGGTGAAATGAATCCATCAAGTGATACACCAACTCATACTGTTTTGTACAACGAATTCCCAGATATTGGTGGAATCGTTCATACACATTCACCATGGGCAGTGTCATTTGCTTCAGCCAATATGGATATTCCAGCTGCAAGTACTACTCATGCCGATACTTTCTACGGAGATGTTCCCGTTTCAGATCCTTTAACCAAACAAGAAATTGAAGATGCCTACGAAGAAAATACCGGAAAGGTCATCGTGAAAACATTTAACGAACGTAATATCGATCACGATGCTGTTCCAGCGGTCTTAGTAAGTCAACACGGACCATTTGCCTGGGGTAAGACTCCAGACAAGGCAGTCTACAACGCCAAGGTTCTCGAAGTAGCCGCAGAAATTAGTTACCACGCATTACAATTAACTCGCGACAATATCCGAGTACCACAATACTTGCTAGATAAGCATTACTACCGTAAACATGGTAAGAATGCATACTATGGTCAAGATAATGCCAAGTCACAAGAACATGCGGAACACGTCGAAAATTAA
- the araA gene encoding L-arabinose isomerase, which yields MKKMQDYEFWFITGSQFLYGPETLKQVEADAKEIVDQLNASNQLPYSIKFKLVATTAENITKVMKEVNYNDKVAGVITWMHTFSPAKNWIRGTKLLQKPLLHLATQKLNYIPYDTIDLDYMNLNQSAHGDREYAFINARLRMNNKIISGYWGDGDIQKQIAKWMDVAVGYNESFDIKVVSFAGKMRNVAVTDGDKIEAQIKFGWTVDYWSIGELADEVDAVSESDIDAKYAELQKEYDFVPGDNGDEKFEHNTKYQIREYFGIKKFMDDRGYTAFTTNFEDLRGLEQLPGLAVQMLMAEGYGFAGEGDWKTAALDRLMKIIAHNKQTGFMEDYTLDLRKGHEAILGSHMLEVDPTIASDKPRVEVHPLDIGGKDDPARLVFTGSTGDAVDVTMADFGDEFKLMSYDVSGNKPEKETPYLPVAKQLWTPKQGWKKGAEGWLTLGGGHHTVLSFAVDSEQLTDLSKMFGLTYVDIK from the coding sequence ATGAAAAAAATGCAAGATTACGAATTTTGGTTTATTACAGGAAGTCAATTTTTATACGGACCAGAAACATTGAAACAAGTTGAAGCAGATGCAAAAGAAATTGTTGACCAATTAAATGCATCAAATCAACTTCCATATTCTATTAAGTTCAAGTTGGTTGCCACAACAGCTGAAAACATTACAAAGGTTATGAAGGAAGTTAACTACAACGATAAAGTTGCCGGTGTAATCACATGGATGCACACATTCTCACCAGCTAAAAACTGGATCCGTGGTACAAAATTACTTCAAAAGCCATTGCTGCATTTAGCAACTCAAAAATTGAATTACATTCCTTACGACACAATTGATCTCGACTACATGAACTTGAACCAATCAGCTCATGGTGACCGTGAATATGCCTTTATCAATGCTCGTTTACGTATGAATAACAAGATTATCTCAGGATACTGGGGTGATGGTGACATTCAAAAACAAATTGCTAAATGGATGGATGTTGCAGTTGGTTACAATGAATCATTCGATATCAAAGTTGTTTCATTTGCCGGTAAGATGCGTAATGTTGCTGTTACTGATGGTGATAAAATTGAAGCTCAAATTAAATTTGGTTGGACAGTTGATTACTGGAGTATCGGTGAATTAGCTGACGAAGTTGACGCTGTTTCTGAATCAGATATTGACGCAAAATATGCCGAACTTCAAAAGGAATATGACTTTGTCCCAGGAGATAATGGAGACGAGAAGTTCGAACACAATACTAAATATCAAATTCGTGAATACTTCGGAATTAAGAAATTTATGGATGATCGTGGATACACAGCATTCACAACTAACTTCGAAGATTTACGTGGACTAGAACAATTACCTGGTCTAGCCGTACAAATGTTGATGGCAGAAGGATATGGATTTGCCGGTGAAGGTGACTGGAAGACAGCTGCCTTAGACCGTTTGATGAAGATTATTGCCCACAACAAACAAACAGGATTCATGGAAGATTACACATTAGATCTACGTAAAGGACACGAAGCAATCCTCGGCTCACACATGCTAGAAGTTGATCCAACAATCGCTTCAGATAAACCAAGAGTTGAAGTACACCCATTAGACATCGGTGGAAAAGACGATCCAGCAAGACTAGTATTCACAGGTTCAACAGGGGATGCAGTTGACGTAACAATGGCCGATTTCGGTGACGAATTCAAACTAATGTCATACGATGTATCCGGAAATAAACCAGAAAAAGAGACACCATACCTACCAGTAGCCAAACAACTTTGGACACCAAAACAAGGTTGGAAGAAAGGTGCTGAAGGCTGGTTAACACTCGGTGGTGGACACCATACAGTATTGTCATTTGCCGTTGATTCAGAACAACTTACAGACTTGAGTAAGATGTTTGGATTAACTTATGTAGATATTAAATAG
- a CDS encoding GyrI-like domain-containing protein, translated as MDIEKRTISFNGESSILNSGRSGISKLWEETTKSGKLDQMYEASSETKPHFFGISIMKPNEFTYIIGVEGDNPIDGLSHFEIDSSEYCKFSGEGKLPTSIQTLQENIWQEHGREIADQSEMRDVAINIEEYYEMTPDYSKFNILIPKNNIQIKEV; from the coding sequence ATGGATATTGAAAAGAGAACTATTTCATTTAATGGAGAATCATCTATTTTAAATTCCGGAAGAAGTGGTATTTCAAAGCTGTGGGAAGAAACTACTAAGTCAGGAAAACTTGACCAAATGTATGAAGCTAGTAGTGAAACTAAGCCACACTTTTTTGGAATTAGCATCATGAAACCAAACGAATTTACTTATATTATCGGAGTAGAAGGTGACAATCCCATAGACGGATTAAGCCATTTCGAGATTGATAGTAGCGAATACTGTAAATTTTCTGGAGAAGGCAAGTTACCAACATCCATCCAAACCTTACAAGAAAATATTTGGCAAGAACATGGCAGGGAGATCGCTGATCAATCTGAAATGAGAGATGTTGCAATCAACATTGAGGAATACTACGAAATGACCCCTGATTATTCAAAATTTAATATTCTCATTCCTAAAAATAACATTCAAATAAAAGAGGTATAG
- a CDS encoding type 1 glutamine amidotransferase: MRINILQHTPDEGPGAISEWAHRGGHEVYTYHPRFFNGILPTADETDLLIILGGPCSPNDDDQYVLAERDLIRELIKQNKPIFGACFGAQQITKALGYTVGKSPVKEVGWGIVTLESDVISGLPKSMNVLHWHEEMFNLPKDANLLFSSEGLKNQGFELNHKVVGLQFHLESLEDNVREMVVNDYPYLTDSVFGQSKDDVLNQKVPLENKTVLFKILDYITA, translated from the coding sequence ATGCGTATTAATATTTTGCAACACACTCCAGATGAAGGACCTGGAGCTATTTCCGAATGGGCACATCGTGGTGGACATGAGGTTTACACGTACCATCCAAGATTTTTCAATGGCATTTTGCCAACTGCCGATGAAACTGATTTATTAATAATTCTTGGTGGGCCATGCAGTCCTAATGATGATGATCAATACGTATTAGCTGAACGTGATTTGATTCGTGAATTGATCAAGCAAAACAAACCAATTTTTGGTGCATGTTTTGGAGCACAACAAATTACGAAGGCTTTAGGGTACACAGTTGGTAAATCACCTGTAAAAGAAGTCGGTTGGGGAATAGTTACACTTGAAAGTGATGTGATTTCTGGACTTCCAAAAAGTATGAACGTGCTTCATTGGCATGAAGAGATGTTCAATCTGCCAAAGGATGCAAATCTGTTATTTTCTAGTGAAGGTTTGAAGAATCAAGGCTTTGAATTGAATCATAAAGTCGTTGGATTACAGTTTCATCTTGAATCTTTGGAAGATAACGTGCGTGAAATGGTGGTTAACGATTATCCATATTTGACCGATTCAGTTTTTGGACAGTCTAAAGATGATGTTCTTAATCAAAAAGTGCCACTTGAAAACAAAACTGTACTGTTCAAAATTTTGGACTACATTACAGCCTGA
- a CDS encoding MarR family winged helix-turn-helix transcriptional regulator: protein MKDILRPIGVVSRALDSIANIEFKEMDLSRGQYLYLVRICESPGIILERLANMLKVDKTTAARSIQKLELKGLIERRSDHINRKIKMIYPTEKGEAVYPVLQREERYSNSVAMRGFSKAEQDQLFELMERVANNVDDDWKLVKGGSKRNY from the coding sequence TTGAAAGATATTTTGAGACCAATAGGTGTAGTATCAAGAGCTTTAGACTCGATTGCAAATATTGAATTCAAGGAAATGGATCTCAGCCGAGGTCAGTATTTATATTTGGTAAGGATATGCGAGTCACCAGGGATTATCTTGGAACGACTAGCTAACATGCTCAAGGTGGATAAGACGACTGCGGCACGTTCGATTCAAAAATTGGAACTAAAAGGATTGATTGAACGTAGAAGTGATCATATCAATCGTAAAATCAAGATGATATATCCAACTGAGAAGGGCGAAGCAGTTTATCCAGTTTTGCAGCGTGAAGAAAGATATTCAAACTCAGTTGCAATGAGAGGCTTTTCCAAAGCTGAGCAGGATCAACTTTTTGAGCTAATGGAACGTGTTGCTAATAACGTTGATGACGACTGGAAATTAGTCAAAGGCGGATCAAAGAGGAATTATTAA
- a CDS encoding GNAT family N-acetyltransferase, with protein sequence MNKIEIVACDKDDLKTLQRVSRQTFSDTFDEYNTKENMNKFLEDAYSQETLLKELDDINSQFYLAKVDGDIAGYLKENYKDGEFVLERIYVEKTFQKYGLGKILLDHAISAAKLNHCDHINLGVWEHNENAKAFYKKMGFERISQHIFNLGDDPQTDYILTKKL encoded by the coding sequence ATGAATAAAATCGAAATTGTTGCGTGTGATAAAGATGATTTGAAGACACTTCAACGTGTGTCACGTCAGACTTTTTCAGACACATTTGATGAGTACAATACAAAAGAGAATATGAACAAGTTTTTGGAAGATGCATATAGTCAAGAGACTTTGTTAAAGGAACTGGATGACATTAATTCTCAATTTTATTTAGCAAAAGTTGACGGAGATATTGCGGGCTATTTAAAAGAGAATTACAAAGATGGCGAATTTGTTCTTGAACGAATTTATGTTGAGAAAACTTTTCAGAAATATGGACTTGGAAAAATATTGTTAGATCATGCCATTTCTGCAGCAAAATTAAACCATTGTGACCACATCAATTTGGGTGTTTGGGAGCACAATGAAAATGCTAAAGCTTTCTATAAAAAGATGGGATTCGAGCGAATTAGCCAGCATATTTTTAATTTGGGTGATGATCCGCAAACTGATTATATTTTAACGAAAAAACTTTAA
- a CDS encoding B3/4 domain-containing protein — translation MKNIVIDKEFWDLFPQGQISILRLEGIDNHVNEDDDPYFQKLLDDATEESKKFLTDETFRLNPVIDQWREALRKFKTKKGARSSIEALLKRVSQGKTFSPINPLVDIYNSVSLKYAMPCGGENVDKMDGDLHLGMAKGGEGFRPLGDDEDSPALEGEIIYYDKTGAVCRCMNWREAQRTMLTEDTTNAVMVIEGINDEQAKRADEAVIELKNLCKDYFKVDGEIGKLTIDNATEIIEK, via the coding sequence ATGAAAAATATTGTAATTGACAAAGAATTTTGGGACTTATTTCCACAAGGACAAATTAGTATTTTAAGGTTGGAAGGCATCGATAACCACGTTAATGAAGATGATGATCCATATTTTCAAAAGTTATTAGACGATGCTACTGAAGAATCTAAGAAGTTTTTGACGGATGAAACATTCCGATTGAATCCGGTTATAGATCAATGGCGTGAGGCGCTTCGTAAATTTAAGACAAAGAAGGGTGCTCGTTCCTCGATTGAAGCTCTACTAAAGAGAGTTTCCCAAGGTAAAACATTTTCACCAATTAATCCGTTAGTGGACATATACAACAGTGTTTCTTTGAAATACGCTATGCCTTGCGGTGGTGAGAACGTTGATAAAATGGATGGTGATTTACATCTTGGCATGGCAAAAGGGGGCGAAGGTTTTCGTCCACTTGGTGACGACGAGGATTCTCCAGCACTTGAAGGCGAGATTATTTATTACGATAAGACTGGCGCTGTTTGTCGCTGTATGAACTGGCGTGAGGCTCAACGTACGATGTTAACTGAAGATACTACTAATGCAGTCATGGTAATTGAAGGAATTAATGACGAACAAGCTAAACGTGCTGATGAAGCTGTCATTGAATTAAAAAATCTATGCAAAGATTACTTCAAAGTTGATGGTGAAATTGGTAAACTTACTATAGATAATGCAACTGAAATAATTGAAAAATAA